ATCCGGTGGCCAATGATCGAAAACCTTTGACGTCTCCCTCAACGCTCAACGCCCAACCGGCCACTGACCTATGATCCGCTCCCACTTCGGCCTCCAGCGCCATCCCTTCGACACCGAAGCCCTCACGTTGCTGGCCCACCAGCAGGAAGTCTTCGACATCCTCCGCGTCCACGCCCAGCAAGGTGGCCTCTGCCTCGTGCTCGGCGAACCCGGCACCGGCAAAAGCGTATTGAAACAGGCGCTGCTCACCCACGATCCCAAACGCCTGATCACCCCCGTGGTCAACCGCACCCTGCACACCTATCACAACACCCTGCGCATCCTTTGCGAAGCCTTCCAGATCGAGTTCACCGGTCGCGACCATCACTGTGAACGGCTGCTGGTGCAACAAGCCTTCAGCGTCCACCGCGCCGGCAAGATGCTCGTCCCCATCATCGACGACGCTCATCTCATGCCCGCCGACTGCCTGCGCAAACTGCGTCTGCTCTGCGAGGACTTTCCCCGTAAGCGTCACGCGGAGGACCTCTAGTTAAAGGAGTCATAAACGTCGTAGCGTAAGGGCTACGATGAATACGACCCAAGGCGATGAAGCGATCTTGAAGACCGATGTGCTGGGGCGGGTGAAGACGCCCGCGGCACGGCGGGAACAGTTGCTGGAGGAGTTTGAGCGCAGCGGGTTGAGCGGGCAGAAGTTTGCGGAGTTGACCGGCATCAAATATC
This genomic stretch from Candidatus Angelobacter sp. harbors:
- a CDS encoding ATP-binding protein codes for the protein MIRSHFGLQRHPFDTEALTLLAHQQEVFDILRVHAQQGGLCLVLGEPGTGKSVLKQALLTHDPKRLITPVVNRTLHTYHNTLRILCEAFQIEFTGRDHHCERLLVQQAFSVHRAGKMLVPIIDDAHLMPADCLRKLRLLCEDFPRKRHAEDL